From the Chloroflexus aurantiacus J-10-fl genome, one window contains:
- a CDS encoding bactofilin family protein has product MWQRWLLLGLLLFLVPWVPLFTGTHSSPAPVVVAAGERYSGDLSTFDQPVIVLGEVDGDVTSWAGSITVYGIVRGDVVSYTGAIELDAGAVVEGNVLAIAGGITIANPVTLQGAVIGIEPLAGAALVASLVNVLSGQASGRRWLPPGSNALITGFVVLLLSTAVTLIWPRRTAGIGRALRAAPLRSALVGLLSTVLILLAMPFLLGLLTLSLVGLLLVVPLVVLLHLPYVVGFTGIARAIAATWPPAVALRPPLATVSGALIIIVPLVIISLVSPLAGMLAGYAIASWGLGAALISRGGALPIWRDAW; this is encoded by the coding sequence ACAGGCACGCACTCCTCACCTGCACCGGTGGTCGTTGCTGCCGGCGAACGTTACAGCGGTGACCTGTCAACCTTCGATCAACCGGTGATTGTGCTGGGCGAGGTTGATGGTGATGTGACAAGTTGGGCCGGCTCGATTACCGTGTACGGGATTGTGCGCGGTGATGTGGTGAGTTATACCGGCGCAATTGAGCTTGACGCGGGCGCAGTCGTAGAAGGGAATGTCCTGGCAATTGCAGGTGGTATTACGATTGCTAACCCGGTTACCTTGCAAGGTGCAGTGATCGGTATTGAACCTCTGGCTGGGGCCGCACTGGTCGCGTCGCTGGTCAATGTGCTCAGTGGACAGGCATCGGGGCGGCGCTGGCTACCGCCGGGCAGCAATGCGCTTATTACCGGTTTTGTTGTCTTGTTGCTGAGTACTGCGGTGACGTTGATCTGGCCCCGCCGTACCGCCGGGATCGGTCGCGCCCTCCGCGCAGCGCCCCTGCGGAGTGCGCTGGTTGGATTACTCTCCACTGTTCTGATCCTGCTGGCAATGCCATTCCTGCTTGGCCTGCTGACCCTGAGTCTGGTGGGACTGCTGCTCGTTGTTCCGCTGGTCGTGCTTTTGCACCTGCCCTATGTTGTCGGCTTTACCGGTATTGCGCGGGCAATTGCTGCAACCTGGCCACCTGCAGTGGCCTTGCGTCCGCCGTTAGCGACGGTATCAGGCGCATTGATCATAATCGTGCCATTGGTGATCATAAGCCTTGTTAGCCCGCTGGCAGGAATGCTGGCAGGTTATGCGATTGCCAGTTGGGGTCTTGGTGCAGCCCTGATCAGTCGCGGTGGCGCATTGCCGATCTGGCGTGATGCATGGTAA